The genomic stretch aaaaaaccacaaacacacaaaaacatccacaaagagacacaaaacaaccacaaagagacaaaaaacccacaaagacacacaaaactaccacaaagagacacaaaacatccacaaagaggcaaaaaacccacagacacacaaagctaccacagacacaaaacaaccacagagacacaaaacgaccacaaagagacacaaaatgaccacaaagagacacaaaatgatcacaaaaagacacaaaatatccacgacacacaaaacgaccacaaatagacacaaaacgaccacaaagagacacaaaacaactacaaatagacacaaaacatccacaaagagacaaaaaacccacagacacacaaaactaccacaaagatacacaaaacgaccacaaagagacacaaaacgaccacaaagagacacaaaataactacaaagagacacaaaacgaccacaaagagacacaaaacgaccacaaagagacacaaaacgaccacaaagagacacaaaacaactacaaatagacacaaaacatccacaaagagacaaaaaaacccacagacacacaaaactaccacaaagatacacaaaacgaccacaaagagacacaaaacgaccacaaagagacacaaaataactacaaagagacacaaaacgaccacaaagagacacaaaacgaccacaaagagacacaaaacgaccacaaagagacacaaaacaactacaaatagacacaaaacatccacaaagagacaaaaaacccacagacacacaaaactaccacaaagatacacaaaacgaccacaaagagacacaaaacgaccacaaagagacacaaaataactacaaagagacacaaaacgaccacaaagagacacaaaacgaccacaaagagacacagccCTCCTCACCTGGCAGTGAAAGTTGGGGAAGGGGAGGATGAGTTTGCACATGCCGATGAAGAACAGCGAGGGGAAGCCGGGCGGCATCATGAGGCGGTAGAGACCCAACAGCACCTCGTCCTGGATGTCCACACCCAGCTGGGCTCCGTCCAGGAACCCAAACCTGTAGTTATACCCGGTGCAGAAAATCAGGACGTCAGCCCCGCCCACCGAGCCATCCTGCAACCAATCACAGCCAAGTGTCAGATTACCATGGCATCCAACAGCTGCTGTGTAGAAGTAATAAAATTTACAGAACATCTgtacacaaccacacagagacacaaaacaaccacaaagagacacaaaacaaccacaaagagacacaaaacaaccacaaagacacaaagagacacaaaacaaccacaaagacacaaaacaaccacaaagagacacaaaactacaaaagacgcaaaaaaacacaaagagacacaaaacaactacaaagacacagcaTGGAGTCCTACAGACCCTGTTCTATCCTTTATGATGTaaatcttttaaataaaatgatttgtttttgttctcacCTGGAAGCAAATTCTGCCGTCGTCTTCGAACGCGACGATAGAACTGGACTCCTGGATCCCAGCAGGTagagggaaggagaggggaggatgACGATGACTCAGAGTtacctggaggaggaggaggaggaggaagagggggaggaagaggaggaagaggaggaggaggagaaagagggggaggaagaggaggaagaggaggaggaagaggagggggaaggggaggaagaggaggaggaggaggaagagggggaggaagaggaggaagaggaggaggaggagaaagagggggaggaagaggaggaagaggaggaggaagaggagggggaaggggaggaagagggggaggaggaggaggaggagaagaaggaggaggaagaggatgaggaggaggaagagggggaggagaagaaggaggaggatgttTTATCAGCAGTCTTGCATTAATCTTCATGTACTTCTGTAATAATTTGCTCTTCAACAACATTTAACTGTaaatctctctctgtgtttactGGATTTACATCAGAATAAATCAGtattaaatgtaaattacagataaaaactcTGCTGTGGTCATTACTGGTCTCTTTGTTTCAAACTCATGTAGACGTCTCAGTTAAAACCAAACAGTCCTGAGTGGAGTTAAAGACTCCCAGAAGGTTCTAATCACAGCTCTGAggttctttctttctctttggtCTGCATCAAACCTCTGGAACCCGATTCTGTGGCTCCACTAAAGCGACTTCAAGGTAAAGACTGTTTGTTCTGGTGCGTGTTGGATCCACGTGGACACAAAAACCTATAAAAGAAGCGGAGATTTCTGCAGCATTTCCATGGTTACCTGAGCACCAGCTTCAGCCAGCTCCATGGAGATGTCTAGACCTGAAGCTTTGGCTCCCAGAACCACCACCGACCGACCCGAGAATGGTTCTGGAAACCTGTACGAGTGGCTGTGGAGAACCTGTCCTGAGAACGGAGACAGGGACGTCTTTAGGCTAGAGTAGCTTAGcatggcacaaaacaaccacaaagatacacaaagggacacaaaacaaacacaaagagacacaaaataaccacaaagagacacaaaacaaccacagagagacacaaaacaaccataaagagacacaaaacaaccacagagacacaaaacaaccataaagagacacaaaatgaccagagagacacaaaacaaccataaagagacacaaaacaaccataaagagacacaaaatgaccacagagagacacaaaacaaccacaaagatacacaaaacaaccacagagagacacaaaacaaccacagagagatacaaaacaaccataaagagacacaaaacaaccacagacagacacaaaacaactacaaagatacacaaagagacacaaaacaaacacagggaggcagaaaacaaccacaaagagacagaaaacaaccacaaatagacacaaaaccacagagagacacaaaacaatcacaaagacacacaaaacctgTGTTAGCCTGGCGCTAACACAGGTAGCGTGCTAACGAAGCTAAATCTGAGTCATTAAAGTCGACTAACAGAATCATCACTAactttaaagacagaaatacGTGAAATCAGAAGTTTATGTTGCTCTTTAAGGAACTAAAGACTGTGCTCTGATAAAAACCTTCCCGTTAGTGTGTCTGTACCTTTAAAGTTGTGTATTCCTGGGATGTCAGGGATGTGAGGATCTGAGTagtgactgaaaaacacaaaaacaaactttaaaactcAACGACACCGAGAggcaacaaacagaaagaaatcagGTTTGGAggtcatttgtttattttctgtctcttttggtgtttctttgttgtcattttctgcatctttgtgtttgtgtctttttatggttgtttgtggttgttttgtgtctctttgtggttgttttgtgtctctttgtggttgttttgtgtctctttgtggctgttttgtggctgtttgtggctgttttgtgtctgtttgtggttgttttgtgtctctttgtggctgttttgtgtctctttgtggctgttttgtgtctctttgtggctgttttgtgtctgtttgtggctgttttgtgtctgtttgtggttgttttgtgtctctttgtggctgttttgtgcctcttgttggttgttttgtgtctttgtggttgttttgtgtctgtttgtggttgttttgtgtctctttgcggttgctttgtgcatctttgtggtcattttatgtctctttgtcattgttttctgtctctgtggttgttttgtgactctttgtggtcatttttttgcatctttgtggttgttttctgtctctttgtggttattttttgcctttatgTGGTCGTTTaatgatgttgtttttgtcattgtgtgtctttgtggtgatcTTATGtcttctgtggtaattttgtgtctctttgtggtcgttttgtttgtctttgtggtgattttgttggTCTTTATGGTAATTCTATGTcactttgtggtaattttatgtcttttgtagtatttttgcAGGTCTTTATGGTAATTCGACGTCTCGTTGcagtcactttgtgtctctttcctttAAAGGGGGTGAAGTTAAATCTCACCCTGTGCAGACGAACACCGAGTCGAAGGTCTCTGTTTTCTGACAACCAGAGGAATCAGATGACGTCACTTCCCACGTCGCCCTCGTCTCCTCGGCCGTTGTCACGACGACAGGCTCCACCTTCTCCACCACagtgttgaactgaaaaacaggAGTCACAGCGAAGTATTAATTACATTCAGTGAGATGAAAACCGTCTTTAGAATCAGATGATCTTATCAGGAAAGACAATTCTGTTGTCTGAACGAcgacaaaaactggaaaagtcTGTTTGCAATCCTTTTGTGGTCATCTAGCGCCTCtgtcatcattttaaatttctctgtgtttgttttgtgtcgtttgtaatcattttctgtctctttgtagacattttgtgtttctttgtggtggctttgtgtctctttgtagacattttgtgtctctttgtggttgttttgtgtctctttgtagacattttgtgtttctttgtggtggctttgtgtctctttgtagacattttgtgtctctttgtggttgttttgtgtctctttgtagtcattttgtgtctcgttgtgaTCCTCGTTGTGATTGTTTATGAAAGCTGCTGTAAAGCAACAGAAAAGTCTGATTGATTTGACCTGAAGCTCAAATTTCTAACATCATCAGATATGACAGAGAAACAcgtttttttgttctgttctgatTGAAATGATAAAGCGGTTCTAAAACAGGCCGACTGACCCGGATGTGCGGCCAGATGTGGTGGTTCTGGCAGTACTTCTCCAGGTACCGCTGGACCTCCTGATGGGGAATGAAGCTCCTCAGCTGAGGGTCGAAGGGGAAGTCTGGGAACATCATCACCTCTTTGGGCAGGTTGGTCCTGAAACCATCCAGAAGATTTGAACTGGGAGGAGACGATGTACAACAAATCCAACAACAAACTACACACTGGCAGGGTTTATCTGGAAAATACCCAGGacacataaagagacaaaaaacaaccataaaaagacacaaaacaacgccaaagacacacaaactgcacCAAAGAGGCAAGAAGCtatcacaaaacaaccataaaaagacacacaatgacgacaaagagacaaaacagccacaaagagacacaaaatggacaaCATATAAAcgtaaaaccaccacaaaccaACCATAAAGAGACGATAACGGatacacaaaaagacgcaaaaaataaccacataaagacacaaaactaccacaaagaaacatataacaaccacaaagagacacaaaacaaccacagagacacactaaacaaccacagagacacactaacagccacagagacacactaaacaagcacagagacacactaaacaaccacagagacacactaacagccacagagacacactaaacaagcacagacacactaaacaagcacagagacacactaaacaagcacagagacacacaaaacaaccacagagacacactaaacaagcacagagacacactaaacaagcacagacacactaaacaagcacagagacacactaaacaagcacagagacacacaaaacaaccacagagacacacaaaacaaccacagagacacactaaacaagcacagagacacactaaacaagcacagagacacactaaacaagcacagagacacactaaacaaccacagagacacactaaacaagcacagacacactaaacaagcacagagacacactaaacaaccacagagacacacaaaacaaccacagagacacactaaacaagcacagagacacactaaacaaccacagagacacactaaacaagcacagagacacactaaacaaccacagagacacactaaacaagcacagagacacactaacaaccacagagacacactaaacaaccacagagacacacaaaacaaccacagagacacactaaacaagcacagagacacactaaacaagcacagagacacactaacaaccacagagacacactaaacaaccacagagacacactaaacaagcacagagacacactaaacaaccacagagacacactaaacaagcacagagacacactaaacaagcacagagacacactaaacaagcacagagacacactaaacaagcacagagacacactaaacaagcacagacacactaaacaaccacagagacacactaaacaagcacagagacacactaaacaagcacagacacactaaacaagcacagagacacactaaacaagcacagagacacacaaaacaaccacagagacacactaaacaaccacagagacacactaaacaaccacagagacacactaacagccacagagacacactaaacaagcacagagacacactaaacaaccacagagacacacaaaacaaccacagagacacactaaacaagcacagagacacactaaacaagcacagacacactaaacaagcacagagacacactaaacaagcacagagacacactaaacaaccacagagacacactaaacaagcacagagacacactaaacaagcacagacacactaaacaagcacagagacacactaaacaagcacagagacacacaaaacaaccacagagacacacaaaacaaccacagagacacactaaacaagcacagagacacactaaacaagcacagagacacactaaacaagcacagagacacactaaacaagcacagagacacactaaacaagcacagagacacactaaacaaccacagagacacactaaacaagcacagacacactaaacaagcacagacacactaaacaaccacagagacacactaaacaagcacagagacacactaaacaaccacagagacacactaaacaagcaca from Amphiprion ocellaris isolate individual 3 ecotype Okinawa chromosome 14, ASM2253959v1, whole genome shotgun sequence encodes the following:
- the LOC111568032 gene encoding uncharacterized protein LOC111568032 isoform X2; amino-acid sequence: MMKVAVIGAGAAGLCAARHILSCPGFCPPVVFELSHEVGGTWCYDERIGTNDGRPIHSSMYRDLRTNLPKEVMMFPDFPFDPQLRSFIPHQEVQRYLEKYCQNHHIWPHIRFNTVVEKVEPVVVTTAEETRATWEVTSSDSSGCQKTETFDSVFVCTGHYSDPHIPDIPGIHNFKGQVLHSHSYRFPEPFSGRSVVVLGAKASGLDISMELAEAGAQVTLSHRHPPLSFPLPAGIQESSSIVAFEDDGRICFQDGSVGGADVLIFCTGYNYRFGFLDGAQLGVDIQDEVLLGLYRLMMPPGFPSLFFIGMCKLILPFPNFHCQLLSSLQVQFALAVLDGSVVLPPRAQMEEEAQLALQEKEERGVERRHLLVLQQDQWEYCRALAQSAGFSPIPPVIRSLYEEVWRQRRIHPKNYRRTNYRLVSDTEWQVVD
- the LOC111568032 gene encoding uncharacterized protein LOC111568032 isoform X1, which codes for MMKVAVIGAGAAGLCAARHILSCPGFCPPVVFELSHEVGGTWCYDERIGTNDGRPIHSSMYRDLRTNLPKEVMMFPDFPFDPQLRSFIPHQEVQRYLEKYCQNHHIWPHIRFNTVVEKVEPVVVTTAEETRATWEVTSSDSSGCQKTETFDSVFVCTGHYSDPHIPDIPGIHNFKGQVLHSHSYRFPEPFSGRSVVVLGAKASGLDISMELAEAGAQVTLSHRHPPLSFPLPAGIQESSSIVAFEDDGRICFQDGSVGGADVLIFCTGYNYRFGFLDGAQLGVDIQDEVLLGLYRLMMPPGFPSLFFIGMCKLILPFPNFHCQVFCAFLLHLQPPGVSGVELDVGFFQLLSSLQVQFALAVLDGSVVLPPRAQMEEEAQLALQEKEERGVERRHLLVLQQDQWEYCRALAQSAGFSPIPPVIRSLYEEVWRQRRIHPKNYRRTNYRLVSDTEWQVVD
- the LOC111568032 gene encoding uncharacterized protein LOC111568032 isoform X3, with the protein product MMKVAVIGAGAAGLCAARHILSCPGFCPPVVFELSHEVGGTWCYDERIGTNDGRPIHSSMYRDLRTNLPKEVMMFPDFPFDPQLRSFIPHQEVQRYLEKYCQNHHIWPHIRFNTVVEKVEPVVVTTAEETRATWEVTSSDSSGCQKTETFDSVFVCTGHYSDPHIPDIPGIHNFKGQVLHSHSYRFPEPFSGRSVVVLGAKASGLDISMELAEAGAQVTLSHRHPPLSFPLPAGIQESSSIVAFEDDGRICFQDGSVGGADVLIFCTGYNYRFGFLDGAQLGVDIQDEVLLGLYRLMMPPGFPSLFFIGMCKLILPFPNFHCQVQFALAVLDGSVVLPPRAQMEEEAQLALQEKEERGVERRHLLVLQQDQWEYCRALAQSAGFSPIPPVIRSLYEEVWRQRRIHPKNYRRTNYRLVSDTEWQVVD